A window from bacterium encodes these proteins:
- a CDS encoding VOC family protein translates to MHPESRIGHVHLKVSDLERSVMFYTEVLGFAITTRLGTQAAFVSVGGYHHHIGLNTWESSGGSPAPHGSTGLFHFAILVPNRLELARSLKRLIDNKWPIEGASDHGVSHAIYLRDPDQNGIEIYCDLPRDSWPKDADGVLVMYTRPLDLEKLMAEVV, encoded by the coding sequence ATGCATCCAGAATCAAGAATCGGGCACGTTCACCTTAAGGTAAGCGACCTTGAGCGCTCGGTGATGTTCTACACCGAGGTGCTGGGGTTTGCGATTACTACCCGATTGGGAACGCAAGCGGCATTTGTTTCGGTCGGCGGGTATCACCACCATATTGGCCTGAATACCTGGGAAAGCTCTGGCGGCTCCCCTGCCCCGCATGGTTCCACCGGTCTGTTTCACTTCGCGATCCTGGTTCCGAACCGATTAGAATTGGCACGCAGCCTGAAGAGGCTGATTGACAACAAGTGGCCGATTGAGGGAGCCTCGGATCACGGAGTGAGCCACGCGATATATCTTCGCGACCCCGACCAAAATGGGATAGAAATCTACTGTGACCTTCCGCGCGACTCGTGGCCAAAGGACGCTGACGGCGTATTGGTGATGTATACGCGACCACTCGACTTGGAGAAGTTGATGGCAGAGGTCGTGTAG
- a CDS encoding SRPBCC family protein, translating into MPSTVRFHRVLKTSPEKLYKAFLDADAIAKWLPPHGFTCKVHQMDTKVGGTYKMSFANFSSGKSHSFGGTYLELVPGEKIRYSDKFDDPNLAGEMQTTIALKKVFCGTEMQIEQSGIPDVIPAEACYLGWQESLMLLAQLVEAEIPD; encoded by the coding sequence ATGCCGAGCACAGTTAGATTTCATCGTGTACTGAAAACATCACCCGAAAAATTATACAAAGCATTTCTGGATGCTGATGCGATAGCCAAGTGGCTGCCGCCGCATGGGTTTACCTGCAAGGTTCATCAAATGGACACAAAGGTTGGCGGTACTTACAAGATGTCGTTTGCGAATTTTTCGAGCGGCAAGAGCCACTCTTTTGGCGGGACGTATCTTGAATTGGTGCCGGGCGAGAAGATCAGGTATTCGGACAAGTTCGATGACCCGAATTTGGCCGGCGAGATGCAGACGACAATCGCTTTGAAGAAGGTGTTCTGCGGAACGGAAATGCAGATTGAGCAAAGCGGGATTCCAGACGTGATACCGGCGGAGGCTTGTTATCTCGGCTGGCAGGAATCGTTGATGCTTTTGGCGCAACTTGTCGAGGCAGAAATTCCTGATTAA
- a CDS encoding NAD(P)/FAD-dependent oxidoreductase, translating into MADDVVREEMEVDVLLVGAGPANLACAWRLMDLIEKDTAAGGALGEAVIMVIEKAAHVGAHSISGAVLDPVALNELIPNHQELGSPVKTKISSDAMLYLTSKGKFIVPWVPSSMHHDGCYAISLNELSSWMGAQLEARGCQIFPGTGGAKLLFDGNQVVGVQTDDKGISKEGHRKANFEPGMNLRSKVTVFGEGVRGSLAKELIKKLKLDEGRNPQNYTTGVKELWEFPAGTLTPGQVYHTMGYPLDMQTFGGGFIYNLSDTLMSIGLVVGLNYLNPFTEPQALFSKMKSHPFIADILSKGKMLRYGAKAIPEGGYWSIPKTTAMDS; encoded by the coding sequence ATGGCTGATGATGTAGTTCGCGAAGAAATGGAAGTCGATGTCCTGCTGGTCGGTGCCGGTCCTGCCAATCTGGCTTGCGCCTGGCGACTGATGGACTTGATCGAAAAAGACACTGCCGCGGGCGGCGCTCTTGGCGAGGCCGTCATCATGGTAATCGAAAAAGCCGCCCACGTCGGCGCTCACTCGATTTCCGGCGCTGTCCTCGATCCCGTCGCTCTCAATGAATTAATCCCGAACCATCAGGAACTCGGCTCGCCGGTCAAAACGAAAATCTCCAGCGATGCCATGCTCTACCTCACAAGCAAAGGCAAGTTCATTGTCCCGTGGGTACCATCGTCAATGCATCACGACGGTTGCTACGCCATCTCATTGAACGAGCTATCATCGTGGATGGGCGCTCAACTCGAAGCCCGCGGCTGCCAGATCTTCCCCGGCACCGGCGGCGCCAAACTGCTTTTCGACGGCAATCAGGTCGTTGGTGTTCAGACTGACGATAAAGGCATCAGCAAGGAAGGTCATCGCAAAGCCAACTTCGAACCGGGAATGAATCTTCGTTCCAAAGTGACCGTCTTCGGCGAAGGCGTCCGCGGCTCGCTCGCCAAAGAGCTGATCAAAAAGCTGAAACTCGATGAGGGCCGAAATCCGCAGAATTACACCACCGGTGTAAAAGAACTTTGGGAATTCCCAGCGGGAACGCTTACACCGGGGCAGGTCTATCACACCATGGGATATCCGCTCGACATGCAGACTTTCGGCGGCGGATTCATTTACAATCTCTCCGATACCTTGATGTCGATTGGCCTCGTAGTCGGACTCAACTATCTCAATCCGTTTACTGAACCACAGGCGCTGTTTTCCAAGATGAAATCGCATCCGTTCATTGCTGACATTCTCTCGAAGGGGAAGATGCTTCGCTACGGCGCCAAAGCCATCCCCGAGGGTGGTTACTGGTCGATTCCAAAAACTACGGCGATGGATTCTTGA
- a CDS encoding 4Fe-4S dicluster domain-containing protein has product MIVGDSTAFLNPARLKGIHLAMKSGMLAADTIFESLKKGDSTDKSLSEYDRKWRSSYIYNELYSQRNFHYMFENGPLSAPGFVLKHLFTGFTAMPKMHEDHLNMRKLKVHFAGTPPTPDQWRPKPDGKLIFNKLDSVYYSGTNHDEDQPSHLKVSDTNICATICVEEYGNPCR; this is encoded by the coding sequence TTGATCGTCGGCGACTCAACGGCATTCTTAAATCCCGCCCGCCTCAAAGGTATTCATCTCGCAATGAAATCCGGTATGCTCGCGGCAGACACGATTTTCGAATCGCTCAAAAAAGGCGACAGCACCGACAAATCACTTTCAGAATATGACCGCAAGTGGCGCTCGTCTTACATCTACAACGAACTCTACAGTCAGCGCAATTTCCACTACATGTTCGAAAACGGTCCGCTCTCGGCACCGGGATTTGTGTTGAAGCATCTCTTCACCGGTTTCACCGCCATGCCGAAGATGCACGAAGACCATCTCAATATGCGCAAGCTCAAGGTCCACTTCGCCGGAACTCCGCCAACTCCGGACCAGTGGCGTCCCAAGCCTGATGGCAAACTCATCTTCAACAAACTCGACTCGGTGTACTACTCCGGCACAAATCACGACGAAGATCAACCATCGCACCTCAAAGTTTCCGATACGAATATTTGCGCTACCATCTGTGTCGAAGAGTACGGCAATCCCTGCAGATGA
- a CDS encoding Rieske 2Fe-2S domain-containing protein gives MFVARNYTIAFGVQIIYLCAMNEFTEVCALNDIPANEPLIVEIDGNPLALCKVGDKVYTLDDCCPHQGASFEGGEIDDGVLICPLHGWRADVCTGQSLEAPSLKIPMYETKVEDGKVYIKLTSDKSV, from the coding sequence TTGTTTGTCGCCCGAAACTACACTATTGCTTTTGGTGTCCAGATCATTTACTTGTGCGCGATGAATGAATTCACTGAAGTCTGCGCACTTAACGATATTCCCGCCAATGAGCCGCTGATAGTCGAAATCGACGGCAATCCGCTCGCTCTGTGCAAGGTTGGCGATAAAGTCTATACGCTCGATGATTGCTGTCCCCATCAGGGTGCCAGCTTTGAAGGCGGCGAGATTGACGACGGCGTCTTGATCTGCCCCCTTCACGGCTGGAGAGCAGACGTATGCACGGGACAGTCTCTGGAAGCCCCCAGTCTTAAGATTCCGATGTATGAAACGAAGGTGGAAGACGGAAAGGTCTACATCAAGTTGACTTCGGACAAATCAGTCTGA
- a CDS encoding zf-HC2 domain-containing protein — translation MNCQKVRCYLSASCDGSLQSDLCKEMEAHIRNCKSCEREKLYIEEILVAAKSLPQKQVADDFNLQLMNRIFAEQNHQTESYLPLREPSLFRRPLAWMSSLATVGVVAVLTMVFLRSDKAPEMLDDQSVITATIVPPAEQTAQFASVTTSKESPTVWEYILGVSGERSNYRATTVSNARSLKLADAKIESLYVEHMRRMGLMNRTMNRPTASFASSQYQSYRPYVRPVNPYQRNSPDTPLLRNASWR, via the coding sequence ATGAATTGTCAAAAGGTTCGGTGCTACCTATCAGCATCCTGTGATGGTTCATTACAATCAGATCTCTGTAAAGAGATGGAGGCGCATATAAGAAATTGCAAAAGTTGTGAACGAGAAAAGCTTTACATAGAAGAAATCTTAGTCGCCGCAAAGTCTCTGCCGCAAAAGCAAGTTGCGGATGATTTCAATTTGCAATTGATGAATCGCATCTTTGCAGAGCAGAATCACCAGACCGAGAGCTATCTCCCCTTGCGCGAACCGTCTCTATTCCGTCGTCCGTTGGCGTGGATGTCCTCGCTGGCAACCGTCGGCGTAGTCGCGGTATTGACAATGGTTTTCCTGCGTTCGGACAAGGCTCCGGAAATGCTTGACGATCAGTCGGTCATTACGGCTACAATCGTCCCGCCTGCTGAGCAGACGGCGCAATTCGCCTCGGTGACGACTTCCAAAGAATCTCCTACGGTTTGGGAATACATCCTTGGTGTCTCCGGAGAACGCTCCAACTATCGTGCCACGACCGTGTCGAACGCACGCTCGCTTAAACTTGCTGATGCCAAGATCGAATCGCTCTATGTCGAGCACATGCGTCGCATGGGACTTATGAATCGCACCATGAATCGCCCGACCGCATCGTTTGCTTCTTCGCAATACCAAAGCTATCGCCCGTATGTGCGCCCGGTAAATCCTTACCAGCGCAACTCGCCCGATACGCCGTTGTTGCGAAATGCCTCCTGGCGATAA
- a CDS encoding sigma-70 family RNA polymerase sigma factor, translating into MMLNRESLPDLELMKRVQEGDMVSYNTLVNRYKDRLFNVLNRMLSSEDEAQDLLQDTFLRVWQHKMSYDFRFAFSTWIYTIALNLARNELRRRKKIKFFDIFDFAEKLPAKEEKVENNSALKTLLDTEIKRLPEKYKTAFLLRDVDNLSYEEIAQVLSVPLGTVKSRVNRARAILRNRLKPRMEETYELSKGSVLPISIL; encoded by the coding sequence ATGATGCTGAACAGAGAATCACTCCCTGATCTGGAGTTAATGAAGCGGGTACAAGAGGGCGACATGGTGTCGTATAATACTCTTGTCAACCGTTACAAGGATCGTTTGTTCAACGTCCTTAATCGCATGCTCTCATCGGAAGATGAAGCCCAAGACTTGTTGCAAGATACGTTCCTGCGTGTTTGGCAGCATAAGATGTCCTATGACTTCCGCTTTGCATTTTCTACCTGGATCTATACGATCGCACTCAATCTTGCGCGCAATGAACTACGCCGCCGCAAGAAGATCAAGTTCTTCGACATTTTCGACTTCGCCGAGAAACTGCCGGCCAAGGAAGAAAAAGTCGAGAACAACAGTGCGCTGAAAACTCTGCTTGATACGGAAATCAAACGCTTACCGGAAAAATACAAAACCGCGTTCTTGTTGCGTGATGTGGACAATCTCTCCTACGAGGAAATTGCCCAGGTGTTGAGCGTACCGCTCGGTACCGTTAAGTCACGTGTCAATCGGGCGCGGGCGATCCTACGCAATCGCCTGAAACCGCGTATGGAGGAGACGTATGAATTGTCAAAAGGTTCGGTGCTACCTATCAGCATCCTGTGA
- a CDS encoding nitroreductase family protein, whose protein sequence is MNVAEAIAQRRSIRSFGKQKIEAEKLAAILEAARLAPSARNEQQRLFIVIKQTDMLKKLAFACDSQQQVAESDVTICCCIPDTDLLTDENRVLRYEDSAIANAFMMLQATALGLGSCWIGSFNERKVKSLLRIPDNVAIHSLLALGYAHYTPPATERKPLSEIVRSEEFPRTMDEERIG, encoded by the coding sequence GTGAATGTAGCAGAAGCAATTGCGCAAAGGCGCTCGATTCGATCATTCGGAAAGCAGAAAATTGAAGCGGAAAAACTGGCCGCAATTTTAGAAGCCGCCCGTTTAGCGCCATCCGCACGAAACGAGCAACAGCGGCTGTTTATCGTGATAAAGCAGACGGATATGCTGAAGAAATTGGCTTTCGCCTGCGATAGCCAACAACAGGTTGCCGAATCAGATGTTACGATTTGCTGCTGTATTCCCGACACCGACCTGCTTACCGATGAGAATCGGGTACTTCGTTACGAGGATTCCGCTATCGCTAATGCCTTCATGATGTTGCAAGCGACCGCGCTGGGGCTGGGCAGTTGCTGGATCGGCAGTTTCAACGAACGCAAAGTGAAGAGCCTTCTGCGAATTCCGGATAATGTGGCAATTCATTCGCTCTTGGCGTTAGGATATGCTCACTATACTCCGCCTGCAACCGAACGCAAACCACTCAGCGAGATCGTTCGTTCGGAGGAATTCCCTCGCACAATGGATGAAGAGCGAATCGGGTAG
- a CDS encoding YjbH domain-containing protein: MPRLLLVCSLLLCSVSLFAQSERVSRRDTDSDDNVQRIYSYDNLPPRQLVDCPTAATLPRASFDFQVRTSSNGSLVGQTTVGLHRRFMLGMSYGGENVLGDEKADWYNEMQFLVKYQLITETLYMPALALGYEGQGYGRYFNDLERYMFKSKGFYAVASKGYRTYKWSSGLHAGVYYSLEDDGDQDDDVSIFLGADLQLQNDLLLVAEYDLALSDNHDTEHSGKGWGYLNVGIRWIFSERLEIGFDMENLIGNRNDTKNPTRGLRITYLEFF; the protein is encoded by the coding sequence ATGCCGCGTCTACTTCTAGTTTGTTCGTTACTGCTCTGTTCTGTAAGCCTGTTTGCGCAATCGGAACGCGTGAGTCGCCGTGATACGGATTCGGATGACAATGTCCAACGAATCTATTCATATGACAACCTTCCACCTCGACAACTGGTAGATTGTCCAACGGCCGCGACGTTACCGCGAGCGAGTTTCGATTTTCAGGTACGGACATCGTCCAATGGTTCGCTGGTAGGGCAAACAACCGTCGGACTTCACCGGCGCTTCATGCTCGGAATGTCCTACGGCGGTGAGAACGTTCTCGGCGATGAAAAAGCCGACTGGTACAACGAGATGCAATTCCTGGTGAAGTACCAGTTGATCACGGAGACGTTGTACATGCCGGCACTCGCTCTCGGTTACGAGGGTCAGGGCTACGGCAGATACTTCAACGACTTGGAACGCTATATGTTCAAGTCGAAAGGTTTCTACGCGGTAGCGTCCAAGGGTTACCGCACCTACAAGTGGTCGTCGGGTCTTCACGCCGGTGTTTATTACTCGCTTGAAGATGATGGCGATCAGGACGATGATGTGTCGATCTTCCTCGGCGCCGATCTGCAGCTTCAGAATGATCTTCTGCTGGTCGCCGAGTACGATTTAGCGCTTTCCGACAACCACGATACGGAACACTCCGGTAAGGGTTGGGGTTATCTTAATGTGGGTATACGATGGATCTTCTCCGAGCGGCTCGAAATCGGGTTTGATATGGAGAACCTAATCGGTAACCGCAACGACACGAAGAACCCGACACGCGGATTGAGAATTACGTACTTGGAATTCTTCTAG
- a CDS encoding outer membrane protein transport protein, which produces MKKLLLFCVLATLAFGSTSSFAQDEQTFVTEASAANNFGVGGRAVGMSEAVIVSVKDGTAIVYNPAALTKIKRPEFYLAMSHEKFRNESTGPGGGGSFAENDVTKTRFSSMNLTVPVPTYRGALVVAFGVNRTKSFDRTFTYEIDDFDLYSSGFEEETGGIREYAAAGAIELSSKISAGATLIYYHGGEDYFWNYNQSTVSSAFEYVDNIEDSYSGVGARLGMLVEMSPNVSAAITIDAPTKYRIEENYILRTIEDGSEESTVGYYEYDLSHPFIFNAGLAFRSRTFLIEGNLGYADWSQMEYDGDVFFDEDNIALQNSYKEAVNVRIGAEAILPQYGLVLRAGFKHDPLPMSDFFPSNQVEKDRNSFSLGFSYLIDRVAMLDFGFARASYEIIDENLSLSQKYTSSKLMASIAYRI; this is translated from the coding sequence GTGAAGAAGCTCCTACTCTTTTGCGTTCTCGCTACACTTGCGTTCGGATCGACAAGTTCATTTGCACAAGACGAACAGACATTTGTGACCGAAGCTTCAGCAGCCAACAACTTCGGCGTTGGCGGCCGCGCTGTTGGAATGAGTGAAGCGGTTATCGTCTCGGTCAAGGATGGTACAGCAATCGTTTACAATCCAGCGGCATTGACTAAAATCAAGCGCCCTGAATTCTATCTGGCGATGTCGCATGAAAAATTCCGCAATGAATCGACCGGCCCGGGTGGCGGCGGATCATTTGCAGAAAATGATGTCACCAAGACGCGCTTCAGCTCAATGAATCTCACCGTGCCGGTGCCAACATATCGCGGCGCTTTGGTAGTTGCGTTTGGTGTCAATCGCACCAAGTCATTTGACCGGACGTTTACGTACGAAATCGATGATTTTGATCTGTACTCCAGCGGATTTGAAGAGGAGACCGGCGGCATACGCGAATACGCTGCGGCTGGTGCTATTGAATTGTCCTCTAAGATTTCTGCCGGCGCGACATTGATCTACTACCACGGCGGCGAGGACTATTTCTGGAACTACAATCAATCTACAGTCTCGAGCGCGTTCGAGTATGTTGACAATATCGAGGACAGCTATTCCGGTGTCGGCGCACGTCTTGGGATGTTAGTCGAAATGAGTCCTAACGTGAGTGCGGCAATCACGATTGATGCTCCGACCAAGTACAGAATCGAAGAGAACTACATTCTTCGAACGATTGAAGACGGTTCGGAAGAATCAACCGTCGGTTACTATGAATATGATCTTTCGCATCCGTTCATCTTCAATGCCGGTCTGGCGTTTCGCAGCCGGACATTTTTGATCGAAGGAAATCTCGGATACGCCGATTGGTCGCAAATGGAATATGACGGCGACGTCTTTTTCGACGAAGACAATATTGCGCTTCAGAATTCATACAAAGAAGCGGTCAATGTTCGCATCGGCGCCGAGGCAATCTTGCCGCAATACGGACTGGTGCTGAGAGCAGGATTCAAGCACGATCCACTGCCGATGAGCGATTTCTTCCCTTCCAACCAAGTTGAGAAGGATCGTAACTCATTTTCGTTGGGATTCAGCTATTTGATAGACCGCGTTGCGATGCTTGATTTCGGATTCGCAAGAGCCTCGTATGAAATCATTGATGAGAATCTATCGCTCTCGCAGAAATACACATCGAGCAAGCTGATGGCCTCGATAGCCTACCGCATCTAA
- a CDS encoding creatininase family protein, protein MAWYKLEEMIWQEVQEIVPAKCDLIFLPVGTIEAHGSAAIGTDNIIPLSISEYLAERFNAIMAPCVHYGITKSLYGYAGSVNIRPEVFTPYILDILHSFADKKFKRCVIVNGHGGNNNALKDAAYQAFTDFGIKVAVVHWWQLCADVTQEVYGSPGGHAGLDETGFVMAINPKYGNKARYDKKMAYIFNSGADVYPIPGSVLLYDKDGRGEPDFDPEKGKILAAKVKQKTGDFLEGVFERWAKFFPE, encoded by the coding sequence GTGGCTTGGTACAAACTTGAAGAGATGATCTGGCAGGAAGTGCAAGAGATCGTCCCTGCCAAGTGCGATTTGATTTTTCTCCCAGTCGGCACTATCGAAGCACACGGCTCAGCAGCTATCGGCACCGACAATATCATTCCCCTATCAATCAGCGAATATCTCGCCGAACGCTTTAACGCGATCATGGCGCCGTGCGTACACTACGGCATCACGAAATCACTCTATGGATATGCCGGCTCGGTGAACATTCGTCCCGAAGTTTTCACGCCATACATTCTGGATATTCTCCATTCCTTCGCCGACAAGAAATTCAAGCGTTGCGTCATCGTCAACGGACATGGCGGCAATAACAATGCACTGAAAGACGCCGCCTATCAGGCATTCACCGATTTCGGCATCAAGGTCGCAGTTGTTCATTGGTGGCAGTTGTGCGCCGATGTGACGCAAGAAGTTTACGGTAGTCCCGGTGGTCACGCGGGTCTCGACGAGACCGGTTTCGTGATGGCAATCAATCCCAAGTATGGCAACAAGGCGCGCTACGACAAGAAGATGGCGTACATCTTCAACAGCGGCGCCGACGTCTATCCTATCCCCGGTTCGGTACTTTTGTACGACAAGGATGGCCGCGGCGAACCCGACTTCGATCCGGAAAAGGGCAAGATATTAGCTGCCAAGGTGAAACAGAAGACCGGCGACTTTCTTGAAGGTGTATTCGAGCGCTGGGCGAAGTTTTTCCCCGAATAG
- a CDS encoding DUF2064 domain-containing protein codes for MTKSKPDSTKNALVVFLEDKHRLRVQSQFSESVEASDVQSLYQAFIEDTVAACLTVESADIFVAYSSERAKKFVLEAIENLKSSMKGKCRARLDHDDIALVAQTESDVSANFESTFKRYFDAGYGEIVLIDCVTPTITQRMIENAFKVLKKKDVVFGPTLEGAYYLLGMRKLVPQVFRLIDWSNSINIYSRMVEVARDMQLNWEEIELWYDLRQPGDLEFLVRDINAFRIIGDETSAKATEAVLESLLQKLQDEEP; via the coding sequence ATGACAAAATCAAAACCGGACTCCACAAAAAACGCCTTAGTCGTATTTCTCGAAGACAAGCACCGCCTGCGCGTTCAATCGCAGTTTTCTGAATCGGTTGAAGCCAGCGATGTGCAGTCGCTTTATCAGGCATTTATCGAAGACACCGTCGCCGCTTGCCTAACGGTTGAGAGCGCCGATATCTTCGTCGCATACTCCAGCGAACGCGCCAAGAAATTCGTACTCGAAGCAATCGAGAATCTCAAATCATCGATGAAGGGCAAATGTCGCGCACGGCTCGACCACGATGATATTGCTTTGGTCGCACAGACCGAAAGCGATGTCAGCGCGAATTTCGAGAGCACATTCAAACGTTATTTCGATGCCGGTTATGGCGAAATCGTCTTGATCGACTGCGTTACTCCGACCATCACCCAGCGCATGATTGAGAACGCGTTCAAGGTATTGAAGAAGAAAGATGTCGTTTTTGGTCCTACGCTCGAAGGCGCCTATTATCTGCTCGGAATGCGCAAGCTTGTGCCGCAAGTGTTTCGATTGATCGATTGGTCAAATAGCATCAATATCTACAGCCGCATGGTTGAAGTCGCCCGCGACATGCAATTGAATTGGGAAGAGATTGAACTGTGGTACGACCTGCGTCAGCCGGGCGATCTCGAATTCCTGGTGCGCGATATCAACGCCTTCCGCATCATCGGCGATGAAACTTCCGCAAAAGCCACCGAGGCCGTACTCGAATCACTTCTGCAAAAACTGCAGGACGAGGAACCGTAG
- a CDS encoding thioredoxin family protein, whose product MRRFHIGRIVLTNLTLLLMLCGLASAQENLEFSGFGNRIEDSKIVQVRSVLSVSSVAAGRTYEAAVIAEIAPEWHINSSQPHESFLIPAKVAFDTLPGITPRTVLYPPAHDVQLIGELMSVYEGNVVFKFKIDVASNVAAGNYVVPVRLRFQPCDNNECRGPQTVSVDIPLSVGELGAPLHEDIFGAPVQSLTTAPQKTAQAAQTTESVQDDNEIQKLIDKHGFWGYLIALGLAFVTGLLLSFSPCTYPMIPITVSIFAGQQRSLWRGFVMSLFYVGSMAVVYGIMGLIVSLVGGVFGAWLASPAVVIGIAIVFVIFSLSMFGVYELQVPASLRNRLGRQSGGGIGGAIVLGVVAALVVSPCVGPFVAGILLYIATAGSPVIGFLVLFVFAIGLGTLYIIIGTFSSAISALPGSGGWMEQVKKFFGFVLLLMAIYFLKTIVSAEVTALVTALLLLALGVFGGGLDRLTPESGFFLRLKKFVGILALIVGVYLLGGTILRQGLILPPASEWLPTATANSTASESSLISWSTDMEAALAQAKSEGKPVLIDTWATWCVNCKILEKKTFGNQAVADEAQRFVALKVQLENSDTPITKDFMARFGLKHYSLPTTLLLDSSGNVKRILQGVVEPDDMIAEMRKVS is encoded by the coding sequence ATGCGACGCTTTCATATTGGCCGAATAGTCCTAACTAATCTGACACTTCTGCTCATGCTGTGCGGCTTGGCATCCGCGCAGGAGAATCTTGAGTTTTCCGGATTCGGCAATCGAATTGAAGACAGCAAAATTGTCCAGGTCCGTTCGGTACTTTCGGTTTCTTCAGTCGCAGCAGGCAGGACCTACGAAGCCGCAGTAATAGCCGAAATAGCACCAGAATGGCATATCAACTCCTCGCAACCCCACGAAAGCTTTCTAATCCCTGCGAAAGTTGCATTTGACACTCTTCCCGGAATTACACCGCGAACCGTGCTATATCCGCCCGCCCACGATGTACAGCTTATCGGCGAGTTGATGTCGGTATACGAAGGCAATGTTGTATTCAAATTCAAGATCGATGTCGCATCAAACGTCGCCGCCGGTAACTATGTCGTTCCGGTGCGACTCAGATTTCAGCCCTGTGACAACAATGAATGCCGCGGACCACAAACGGTCAGCGTTGACATTCCACTCTCAGTTGGCGAGTTGGGCGCCCCGTTACACGAGGACATATTCGGCGCGCCCGTTCAATCTTTGACAACAGCACCGCAGAAGACGGCTCAAGCGGCACAAACAACTGAATCGGTTCAAGACGACAACGAAATTCAGAAGCTGATCGATAAGCACGGATTCTGGGGCTACTTGATTGCACTCGGGTTGGCATTCGTAACCGGTCTGTTACTCTCGTTTTCACCCTGCACCTATCCGATGATCCCGATTACAGTAAGCATTTTCGCCGGTCAACAGCGCTCATTGTGGCGCGGCTTCGTGATGTCGCTCTTCTACGTCGGCTCCATGGCCGTGGTCTACGGAATCATGGGACTGATCGTCTCGCTGGTTGGTGGTGTATTCGGGGCGTGGCTCGCAAGTCCGGCAGTGGTGATCGGTATCGCCATCGTGTTCGTCATCTTCTCGCTGTCGATGTTTGGCGTGTACGAGCTTCAAGTTCCCGCATCACTACGCAACCGCCTTGGCCGCCAGTCAGGCGGTGGCATCGGCGGCGCGATTGTGCTCGGTGTTGTTGCAGCACTGGTGGTATCGCCTTGCGTTGGTCCTTTTGTCGCAGGCATATTGCTCTATATCGCGACAGCTGGATCTCCTGTAATCGGATTCCTCGTTCTCTTCGTTTTCGCAATTGGTCTGGGAACACTGTATATCATCATCGGAACGTTTTCATCAGCTATCAGTGCCCTTCCCGGCTCAGGCGGCTGGATGGAGCAAGTGAAGAAGTTCTTCGGCTTCGTCCTCTTGCTGATGGCCATTTACTTCCTCAAGACCATCGTCTCTGCTGAAGTCACCGCTCTTGTCACCGCTCTGTTGCTTCTGGCACTCGGCGTGTTTGGCGGCGGACTCGACCGGCTGACTCCGGAATCAGGATTCTTCCTTCGCCTCAAGAAGTTCGTCGGCATTCTCGCACTCATCGTCGGCGTGTACTTACTTGGCGGTACGATCTTGCGTCAGGGACTAATTCTGCCTCCTGCATCGGAGTGGCTGCCGACTGCAACAGCCAATTCGACAGCGAGCGAATCATCGTTGATAAGTTGGAGCACCGACATGGAAGCCGCTCTGGCACAGGCCAAAAGTGAAGGCAAGCCGGTGTTGATCGACACCTGGGCAACCTGGTGTGTCAACTGCAAGATTCTCGAGAAGAAGACATTCGGCAATCAGGCGGTTGCCGATGAAGCACAGCGCTTTGTTGCACTCAAAGTTCAATTGGAGAATTCCGACACGCCCATCACCAAAGACTTCATGGCGCGCTTTGGTCTCAAGCATTATTCACTGCCCACTACACTGCTGCTCGACTCCTCGGGAAACGTGAAACGAATTCTCCAAGGCGTGGTTGAGCCTGATGATATGATCGCGGAAATGCGCAAGGTCAGTTAG